The Monomorium pharaonis isolate MP-MQ-018 chromosome 5, ASM1337386v2, whole genome shotgun sequence genome includes a window with the following:
- the LOC105830419 gene encoding dual specificity protein phosphatase MPK-4 isoform X2 — translation MAQEDPNKLTREDFDAGPCSFDEIEPGLFLGNLTAATDVDWLKEAGITHILTIDSCPLPRKIQERLPNLIIKYIQMTDMPREDLLTHFEDSYEFIDRALDSEGRVLVHCYFGVSRSVTVVIAYIMKKHGLSFADALEGVRSKRRFVAPNPGFMAQLRLYEHMDCGVDSTNVQFKMYRLQIAADKVRKARILPQSCVDLVKPDPALTTVRPEPSVYRCKKCRRIVASASNILPHAPREKQIWRHISSKDSENCDKLIQRKDESARVEFCDKIYFVEPLAWMPDITHNVEGKLNCPKCNTKLGSYSWIAGSQCPCGSKIAPAFYLVPSKLDWSNVVQNVQVTV, via the coding sequence ATGGCGCAAGAAGACCCAAATAAGTTAACAAGAGAAGATTTTGATGCCGGCCCATGCAGCTTTGATGAGATCGAGCCGGGCTTGTTCCTGGGTAATCTCACGGCCGCTACAGACGTCGACTGGCTGAAGGAAGCTGGAATAACTCACATACTAACAATAGACTCTTGTCCGTTGCCAAGAAAGATTCAGGAACGTCTTCCGAATTTAATCATAAAGTACATTCAGATGACAGATATGCCGCGGGAGGATCTGCTAACGCACTTTGAAGATTCCTACGAGTTCATCGACCGTGCCCTCGATTCCGAGGGCAGGGTACTGGTGCACTGTTACTTTGGTGTATCACGCTCCGTCACTGTGGTGATCGCATACATCATGAAGAAGCACGGGTTGAGTTTCGCGGATGCGCTCGAAGGGGTGAGGTCAAAGCGCCGCTTTGTCGCGCCGAATCCCGGCTTCATGGCGCAATTGCGACTTTACGAGCACATGGACTGCGGCGTCGATAGCACCAACGTGCAGTTCAAGATGTATCGGTTACAGATTGCCGCCGACAAGGTACGCAAGGCTCGCATTCTTCCTCAGAGCTGCGTCGACTTGGTGAAGCCAGATCCCGCATTGACAACCGTACGTCCTGAACCGTCGGTCTACCGTTGCAAGAAGTGTCGTCGCATCGTGGCGAGCGCCAGCAATATCTTACCTCATGCGCCACGCGAGAAGCAGATCTGGCGGCATATCAGTTCGAAGGATAGCGAGAACTGTGATAAACTGATCCAGCGGAAAGACGAGTCGGCGCGAGTTGAATTCTGCGACAAGATCTACTTTGTAGAACCGTTGGCCTGGATGCCCGATATTACGCACAACGTCGAAGGTAAATTGAATTGCCCTAAATGTAACACGAAACTCGGTTCGTACAGCTGGATCGCCGGCAGTCAGTGTCCCTGCGGTAGTAAGATCGCACCGGCTTTTTATCTGGTGCCGTCCAAACTCGACTGGAGTAACGTTGTGCAGAATGTTCAAGTAACGGTATAg
- the LOC105830419 gene encoding dual specificity protein phosphatase MPK-4 isoform X1, whose amino-acid sequence MAVYFCRQLDLTFPLFRVLSMAQEDPNKLTREDFDAGPCSFDEIEPGLFLGNLTAATDVDWLKEAGITHILTIDSCPLPRKIQERLPNLIIKYIQMTDMPREDLLTHFEDSYEFIDRALDSEGRVLVHCYFGVSRSVTVVIAYIMKKHGLSFADALEGVRSKRRFVAPNPGFMAQLRLYEHMDCGVDSTNVQFKMYRLQIAADKVRKARILPQSCVDLVKPDPALTTVRPEPSVYRCKKCRRIVASASNILPHAPREKQIWRHISSKDSENCDKLIQRKDESARVEFCDKIYFVEPLAWMPDITHNVEGKLNCPKCNTKLGSYSWIAGSQCPCGSKIAPAFYLVPSKLDWSNVVQNVQVTV is encoded by the exons ATGGCCGTATATTTTTGTCGGCAATTGGATCTAACCTTTCCTTTGTTCAG AGTGCTGAGTATGGCGCAAGAAGACCCAAATAAGTTAACAAGAGAAGATTTTGATGCCGGCCCATGCAGCTTTGATGAGATCGAGCCGGGCTTGTTCCTGGGTAATCTCACGGCCGCTACAGACGTCGACTGGCTGAAGGAAGCTGGAATAACTCACATACTAACAATAGACTCTTGTCCGTTGCCAAGAAAGATTCAGGAACGTCTTCCGAATTTAATCATAAAGTACATTCAGATGACAGATATGCCGCGGGAGGATCTGCTAACGCACTTTGAAGATTCCTACGAGTTCATCGACCGTGCCCTCGATTCCGAGGGCAGGGTACTGGTGCACTGTTACTTTGGTGTATCACGCTCCGTCACTGTGGTGATCGCATACATCATGAAGAAGCACGGGTTGAGTTTCGCGGATGCGCTCGAAGGGGTGAGGTCAAAGCGCCGCTTTGTCGCGCCGAATCCCGGCTTCATGGCGCAATTGCGACTTTACGAGCACATGGACTGCGGCGTCGATAGCACCAACGTGCAGTTCAAGATGTATCGGTTACAGATTGCCGCCGACAAGGTACGCAAGGCTCGCATTCTTCCTCAGAGCTGCGTCGACTTGGTGAAGCCAGATCCCGCATTGACAACCGTACGTCCTGAACCGTCGGTCTACCGTTGCAAGAAGTGTCGTCGCATCGTGGCGAGCGCCAGCAATATCTTACCTCATGCGCCACGCGAGAAGCAGATCTGGCGGCATATCAGTTCGAAGGATAGCGAGAACTGTGATAAACTGATCCAGCGGAAAGACGAGTCGGCGCGAGTTGAATTCTGCGACAAGATCTACTTTGTAGAACCGTTGGCCTGGATGCCCGATATTACGCACAACGTCGAAGGTAAATTGAATTGCCCTAAATGTAACACGAAACTCGGTTCGTACAGCTGGATCGCCGGCAGTCAGTGTCCCTGCGGTAGTAAGATCGCACCGGCTTTTTATCTGGTGCCGTCCAAACTCGACTGGAGTAACGTTGTGCAGAATGTTCAAGTAACGGTATAg